From a single Anaerolineales bacterium genomic region:
- a CDS encoding SdpI family protein: protein MSTKLTTILVLILIAAAVIAGALFWDQLPESMASHWNENDQVDGYMSKFWGVWMMPLMVLGMFGIFLLVPVIDPLKANIAKFRNIFNLFILLITAFMLYIHGLTLAWNLGYEFRMSSAMLPFMGILFVFMGYMLRQAKRNWFIGIRTPWTLSSDTVWDKTHQLGSVLFIASGVLAFLGAFFGGTIALYLTLIPMLGSALFVVLYSFVLYQREMKGQ, encoded by the coding sequence ATGTCAACAAAACTCACTACAATTCTTGTACTCATCCTGATCGCCGCGGCGGTCATTGCAGGCGCGTTGTTCTGGGATCAACTGCCTGAGTCGATGGCTTCCCACTGGAACGAGAACGACCAGGTGGACGGCTACATGAGCAAATTCTGGGGCGTGTGGATGATGCCGCTGATGGTGCTCGGCATGTTCGGGATATTCCTGCTGGTTCCCGTCATTGATCCGCTCAAGGCGAACATTGCCAAATTCCGCAATATATTCAATCTGTTCATCTTGCTCATCACCGCCTTCATGCTCTACATTCACGGGCTGACGCTCGCCTGGAACCTCGGCTATGAATTCCGCATGAGCTCCGCCATGCTGCCGTTCATGGGCATCCTGTTCGTCTTCATGGGCTATATGCTGCGACAGGCAAAACGCAACTGGTTCATCGGGATCCGGACTCCGTGGACGCTTTCCAGCGACACGGTCTGGGACAAGACGCATCAACTCGGCTCGGTGCTGTTCATTGCATCCGGGGTTTTAGCCTTCCTCGGGGCTTTCTTCGGCGGAACGATCGCCCTGTACCTGACGCTTATTCCCATGCTCGGCTCGGCGTTGTTCGTGGTGCTCTACTCCTTCGTGCTGTACCAGCGCGAGATGAAAGGGCAGTAA